From Vicia villosa cultivar HV-30 ecotype Madison, WI unplaced genomic scaffold, Vvil1.0 ctg.001084F_1_1, whole genome shotgun sequence:
GAGTCTATTCACGAAAAgcctccaaccaaaagccttGATTTTGTAAGGAGCCTCTGAATTCCACACTATGCGCAAGACATCATCATGTCTATTCTGGGGGCCGATAGGAGTGTGAAAGGAAGCATAaaattaataacaagatgatACCGAAAAAACTTCGTTCGACTCAGCAGTCCAAAATGCCTTATTATGATTGTCCTCCTCCACGCCGATTCTTCCTAATtttgaatcaagagaagaaagagacaccggATCCGCCGGATTCCACAATTTGTCCCTCATGCCACGATCTCCCTAAAACCGAACAACATCTCGCCATCCCCCCATACTGTCCACCGATACCTTTTTCAAGCAAGATAGCGCATAAAGACCCGGAAACTCCTCACACAACTAAGCAAGATAGCCACCAACACCTTTTTTCTCAGAGATTAATCTAGATTTTGTGAgggatttaattgagttttttttatttaatttgttttctttttccatatgtgaattatttatttatttacaatacagaaaataatatttattatagggACTAACATTTGTGATGTacgaaaaacaaacaaaaaagcaaataaaattgtctttggaAAAAAACTCTCACACAAATATCGAATGTAAATTCAATTTTGATGCCCATAGAATGATTAAAGTCCAAATCCTGTAAGAAAATATACAACACAGTTACTACATACCTTGAATTCTTCTTAGGCTTATATTTAGTCGGGTTTTATTAATCAAATCAATATTACACGTTgtactaaaataataaactactaattaattagtaattgtattataattagtctttttataattaaattattattagtcatAGGATATTACACGAtgtactaaaataaataaaataattaattagtaattttataataattagtctatttttttaatcaataataattaGTCATTGAATATTACACGTTgtactaaaataaataaactaattgaCTTTAAATTGTATTATAACtagtttttttttaactaaattattATTGGTCACTGAATATTACACGATgcaccaaaataaataaactaattgaCTAGTAATTGTATTATAATTAGTCCTTTTTTATACTCAATTATAGTTAGTCATTGAATATTACATTATTGACGTTCTTGCATTTAAGAGAAAAATATTTGTGTTATGTTAGCAGCATGACATCAAGATAGATTTATTTGCACTAATTCATTGGATCCGTAGTGTTATAAAAGGGAAAGAAGAGTTGGTTATTAATTCAAAACACAACACAAAAGCCAACTAAACTCATATCCTCCTCTTTTCAAATTGTAACAATGACTAAATTTATCTTTCGTGAATACATTGGTGTGAAGCCATCCTCAACAAGTTTACGTGATTTTCCAACTGATATCATCAACTCAAATAGATTTGAATTCCAATTCATTTTGGGCTTTGCAAGTGAGGAGTATAACCAAGATGGGAAAGGCAACGGAAATTTCAAAGAAACTTGGGATGTGGAATACTTTGGCCCAGATAAAGTGAAAGAGTTCAAGAAAAATAATCCAAATGTAAAGGTGGTGATAAGCATTGGAGGTCGTGATGTTGAAACTCCATTCTTTCCTGCTGAGGAAACTGTATGGAATAGGCAGGCTGTAAATTCACTCAAAGTGCTCATCGGAAAATACAACAATGAAAGCGGCAACATAATTGATGGCATTGACATTAATTATGAAACTATCAAAACTAGTAATGACTTGTTTGTTAACTGCATAGGAGAAGTTATAACAAAACTCAAGAATGATGGTAACCTAAATATTGATGTGGTGTCCATTGCTCCATCTGAGAAAAACGAATCCCACTACCGTGATTTGTTTTATGCAAACAGTGCCAATATCAATTGGGTTGACTACCAATTCTACaatcaaaaaaatattgtatCCACGGTTAAGGACTTTGTAGTGATCTTTGACAATCTAATCAAAGGCTACCCTCCTCAAAAAGTCCTTCCCGGAATTAGCACCGACCCGAATGACGCTAAGGATAATAAGATATCACGAGAGACTTTTATTGCCGGCTGCATACAACTCAAAAAACACTCAAAACTCAATGGTGTTTTTCTCTGGAACGCTAATGACTCTGCACATCCCCCTCCTGGTGAGCACGAACCTTTTGTTGTAGAGCATAGCTTGCAGGACCTCCTCACCAAATCAGTTGAGCAGTTACTCGATCGCTAGATGTATCTGGCGAGTAATGAATCTTTCATTTATAGGTCAAGCATCATAAACTATACAATATAGAGCTAGATCCTATGTTCTAAGCTCTATATGATTTagtcttttttatatatatgttaaataagaCCTATGTGTGCTACTTATTTCATGTGTGTATTTGTATTATGTTGTATGTGTGGAGAATTTTACTTTTCTCATgtatttgttttccttttcttatAAAAATTACATCCTATCTGTagttactatttttattttatgttttaattttctaTAAGTATAATTGTTAGGGAATGAATGAATTGAAAAATACTACAACTTTCAAGATTtggattaattatataattatttaattagaatattaaTCGAGTTGAAATATAAAATTACATAAATAGTGTAATCAGGAAGATTCAGAAATAATTAAGATTTGATttacaataaataaaatatttgatagaactattatttgattaaagtaataaaatattatactttttttaaatgaaatgaaataaaataagtaGTATAATATAAATAGATAAGTGAATTACAATTATGGGAGTACGTGAAATTGTGAAATAAGAATAAGCGGTAGAAACTCTAAGGGGAGCAATTGATAGGTTTGCAAATGCATGAAAATATCAGTTCAGTAAAAAAGATTATCATCCCAACAAAGACCAATGTAAATTACCATTCTTTActattattatgtttatctaagGCGATGATAATGATTTTTTGCTTGAGAAAAAGCGgaaaataaatttgattttaattaaaaaatgaaacgGGAGACCGGAATGCAGCTCTCGTCAACCGTTGATACTCACTAAGTCTTCTGTTATATTTATAAtgagaaatatttttttgtagaaaaataattatattttaaggtACCGTCCACTTTCACGTGACTAATACTGAATTTTAGCTCTGTTATGTAACTAACCGCTTTCGCGTGTCCAACATGTTACCGTGCAAAATCCATTTCGGAAAATAACTACTTTTAATCACTCAAAAAATTGCTTGCGGTAGAAAAATTAATTCAAATGCACCGTTCACTTTCACGTGACCACTCATTTTTGTCCTTCATAAAAACAGCAGAGTCCAGATTAAGCCATGAGAAAAAAGTCTCTATTTAATTCttacaattttaatcaagtcatgTTAATCTTTTGGTGAATATTGTTATCAAAACGGTTTATTATTACTTTTACTGTGTAACTAGACTCCCATGTATGTTATTCATGCCATATATATAATTTACAAAAGTAAGAAATTATCTCAAGCCACTCCAGTATAACAGAACTAAACCTTCttaaaagatcattaacaacagaaaaataacaactataatcattttttttatttcacgttCCTTAAATTGTTCTTCTCCTTCTTCGTTTCCTATTCTCATTATCCAGCATCCTCGTTATCCAATATTTTAATGTCAATTAAATAATTCTCCACCCTTAACGACAAAACTGTAACTCCATTATCAACAACAAGATCCTAGAATCCCTAATCATGTGCGAATGGCCCGAAAGCAACAATGCTAGCATTAACAGGAGCTTTAGAATCTGGGCCCAAGAGAGAACTAAGGTCATTATTATTGCCATAGAAAAAGTCGTCGTCTAGGTTTCCAACACGATAGAGATGAAAAAAAGGACGGTAGCGACGAAAGACAGGTGGAGAAGTTTATTACCGGCGAGCTCAGTTCGGGATGAAAGTGATAATAGATGTGGCATAAATAATACACATGGTTGTctagtcacggttcaaaagtaggAAGAAATCAGTTCGAACAAAATATTAATAGAGAGACTAATatgactcagttaaattttgtaagagattaaagATGAATATTTTCTCAGAGATTGCtttgtgtaagcaagatgatATTAAAGAGAGAACCAAGGGTTATTCAACCTTTTTACACAATACAACGGGAAAACATCCCGACAAAAAGGATAAACAAATTACCAACGAAataaattacaaaagaaaaagcAAAGGATCTTTGCTAAAATCGTAGAAACCAAAGTTGGAGTTCGTAATTTCTTCTAGAACCGTGCATTTCCATACCAAAATCTTTATATTCTATACCGTATTACCGATATCACACCTATCATTTCGAAAGCATATACCGTTACGAAGTAGCCAAATTGACCAAGAAGTAGCAAGTCAAACAAATCcccattttcctttttaagttTCTTCACTTTACAAAAAGAGTACCAACCCATAAAATTCTAGTAACACTCTTCCGCCACACCCACCTGTTTACCTATCCAATTAGCTATCTCATTCCAACTATTCCTCACCAATTTACAATGCAAAAAAGAGTGATCCCTACTCTCCAACTCTAtatcacaaaaaacacactttaaacaatttaaatgaaAGACAATACCTCTTGTCTTCTAAAGATCCTTCGTAGGGAGTCTATTCACGAAAAgcctccaaccaaaagccttGATTTTGTAAGGAGCCTCTGAATTCCACACTATGCGCAAGACATCATCATGTCTATTCTGGGGGCCGATAGGAGTGTGAAAGGAAGCATAaaattaataacaagatgatACCGAAAAAACTTCGTTCGACTCAACAGTCCAAAATGCCTTATTATGATTGTCCTCCTCCACGCCGATTCTTCCTAATtttgaatcaagagaagaaagagacaccggATCCGCCGGATTCCACAATATGTCCCTCATGCCACGATCTCCCTAAAACCGAACAACATCTCGCCATCCCCCCATACTGTCCACCGACACCTTTTTCAAGCAAGATAGCGCATAAAGACCCGGAAACTCCTCACACAACTAAGCAAGATAGCCACCAACACCTTTTTTCTCAGAGATTAATCTAGATTTTGTGAgggatttaattgagttttttttatttaatttgttttctttttccatatgtgagttatttatttatttacaatacagaaaataatatttattatagggACTAACATTTGTGATGTacgaaaaacaaacaaaaaagcaaataaaattgtctttggaAAAAAACTCTCACACAAATATCGAATGTAAATTCAATTTTGATGCCCATAGAATGATTAAAGTCCAAATCCTGTAAGAAAATATACAACACAGTTACTACATACCTTGAATTCTTCTTAGGCTTATATTTAGTCGGGTTTTATTACTCAAATCAATATTACACGTTgtactaaaataataaactactaattaattagtaattgtattataattagtctttttataattaaattattattagtcatAGGATATTACACGAtgtactaaaataaataaaataattaattagtaattttataataattagtctatttttttaatcaataataattaGTCATTGAATATTACACGTTgtactaaaataaataaactaattgaCTTTAAATTGTATTATAACtagtttttttttaactaaattattATTGGTCACTGAATATTACACGATgcaccaaaataaataaactaattgaCTAGTAATTGTATTATAATTAGTCCTTTTTTATACTCAATTATAGTTAGTCATTGAATATTACATTATTGACGTTCTTGCATTTAAGAGAAAAATATTTGTGTTATGTTAGCAGCATGACATCAAGATAGATTTATTTGCACTAATTCATTGGATCCGTAGTGTTATAAAAGGGAAAGAAGAGTTGGTTATTAATTCAAAACACAACACAAAAGCCAACTAAACTCATATCCTCCTCTTTTCAAATTGTAACAATGACTAAATTTATCTTTCGTGAATACATTGGTGTGAAGCCATCCTCAACAAGTTTACGTGATTTTCCAACTGATATCATCAACTCAAATAGATTTGAATTCCAATTCATTTTGGGCTTTGCAAGTGAGGAGTATAACCAAGATGGGAAAGGCAACGGAAATTTCAAAGAAACTTGGGATGTGGAATACTTTGGCCCAGATAAAGTGAAAGAGTTCAAGAAAAATAATCCAAATGTAAAGGTGGTGATAAGCATTGGAGGTCGTGATGTTGAAACTCCATTCTTTCCTGCTGAGGAAACTGTATGGAATAGGCAGGCTGTAAATTCACTCAAAGTGCTCATCGGAAAATACAACAATGAAAGCGGCAACATAATTGATGGCATTGACATTAATTATGAAACTATCAAAACTAGTAATGACTTGTTTGTTAACTGCATAGGAGAAGTTATAACAAAACTCAAGAATGATGGTAACCTAAATATTGATGTGGTGTCCATTGCTCCATCTGAGAAAAACGAATCCCACTACCGTGATTTGTTTTATGCAAACAGTGCCAATATCAATTGGGTTGACTACCAATTCTACaatcaaaaaaatattgtatCCACGGTTAAGGACTTTGTAGTGATCTTTGACAATCTAATCAAAGGCTACCCTCCTCAAAAAGTCCTTCCCGGAATTAGCACCGACCCGAATGACGCTAAGGATAATAAGATATCACGAGAGATTTTTATTGCCGGATGCATACAACTCAAAAAACACTCAAAACTCAATGGTGTTTTTCTCTGGAACGCAAATGACTCGGCACATCCCCCTTCTGGTGAGCACGAACCTTATGTTGTAGAGCATAGCTTGCACGACCTCCTCACCAAATCAGTTGAGCAGTTACTCGATCGCTAGATGTATCTGGCGAGTAATGAATCT
This genomic window contains:
- the LOC131633194 gene encoding chitinase 2-like, which translates into the protein MTKFIFREYIGVKPSSTSLRDFPTDIINSNRFEFQFILGFASEEYNQDGKGNGNFKETWDVEYFGPDKVKEFKKNNPNVKVVISIGGRDVETPFFPAEETVWNRQAVNSLKVLIGKYNNESGNIIDGIDINYETIKTSNDLFVNCIGEVITKLKNDGNLNIDVVSIAPSEKNESHYRDLFYANSANINWVDYQFYNQKNIVSTVKDFVVIFDNLIKGYPPQKVLPGISTDPNDAKDNKISRETFIAGCIQLKKHSKLNGVFLWNANDSAHPPPGEHEPFVVEHSLQDLLTKSVEQLLDR
- the LOC131633195 gene encoding chitinase 2-like; this encodes MTKFIFREYIGVKPSSTSLRDFPTDIINSNRFEFQFILGFASEEYNQDGKGNGNFKETWDVEYFGPDKVKEFKKNNPNVKVVISIGGRDVETPFFPAEETVWNRQAVNSLKVLIGKYNNESGNIIDGIDINYETIKTSNDLFVNCIGEVITKLKNDGNLNIDVVSIAPSEKNESHYRDLFYANSANINWVDYQFYNQKNIVSTVKDFVVIFDNLIKGYPPQKVLPGISTDPNDAKDNKISREIFIAGCIQLKKHSKLNGVFLWNANDSAHPPSGEHEPYVVEHSLHDLLTKSVEQLLDR